A single region of the Streptomyces vilmorinianum genome encodes:
- a CDS encoding class I SAM-dependent methyltransferase, with product MARKVTADPARLWVDRWERQQELYATAREERFHVVGDVVAHSTRGTRRPVVADLGCGPGSLAARLAARLPHARVLAVDHDPLLLALGSAVHGEAVRFVDAPIGAGPWAAALSAVGPLDAVVSTTALHYLPVDVLATVYEEVHELLRPGGVLVNADHLFPEDDEIGRLAAAVASGHDARRGSRPPEDWRGWWAGLAADGRFGELLAEREVRGLDLGSDNGLTAQQHTELMRKAGFGAVGCVWRYGHSCVLTAVRTRGTP from the coding sequence ATGGCACGGAAAGTGACGGCTGACCCGGCCCGTCTCTGGGTGGACCGCTGGGAACGCCAGCAGGAGCTCTACGCGACCGCCCGCGAGGAACGCTTCCACGTCGTCGGGGACGTGGTCGCCCACAGCACACGCGGGACGCGGCGTCCCGTCGTCGCCGATCTCGGCTGCGGACCCGGCTCGCTCGCCGCCCGGCTGGCGGCCCGGCTCCCCCACGCCCGCGTCCTGGCGGTCGACCACGACCCGCTGCTGCTGGCCCTGGGGAGTGCGGTGCACGGGGAGGCGGTCCGGTTCGTCGACGCTCCGATCGGCGCCGGGCCCTGGGCGGCGGCGCTGTCCGCCGTCGGCCCGCTGGACGCCGTGGTCTCCACGACGGCGCTGCACTATCTGCCCGTGGACGTCCTGGCCACGGTGTACGAGGAGGTCCACGAGCTGCTGCGGCCCGGTGGGGTGCTCGTCAACGCCGATCATCTCTTCCCCGAGGACGACGAGATCGGACGGCTCGCCGCCGCGGTGGCCTCGGGCCACGACGCACGCCGCGGAAGCCGGCCGCCCGAGGACTGGCGGGGATGGTGGGCGGGCCTGGCCGCCGACGGCCGGTTCGGGGAGCTCCTCGCCGAGCGGGAGGTCCGTGGCCTGGACCTCGGCAGCGACAACGGCCTGACGGCGCAGCAGCACACGGAGCTGATGCGCAAGGCGGGCTTCGGGGCGGTGGGGTGCGTCTGGCGGTACGGGCACAGCTGCGTCCTCACCGCGGTCCGCACGCGCGGCACCCCGTAG